A window of Candidatus Anaeroferrophillus wilburensis contains these coding sequences:
- a CDS encoding PAS domain S-box protein produces the protein MLLPDQPTSPEIAARLHDILSRHRDDLIGHSLQAVCTRIPAYRQRDQEDVRDSFAQCYHAFLDVLSTGSFVSLEAYISRMVQQRSAEDVRLAVIQGAFLVFCEVAFPVLVEELAGDYRLVVACLNHILTAESQALQLFATKYQDALTGLLQETNTSLSQRNEELRQLSVSLDRRVAETTRELQHSRDFLSEIIDNLNAGLVVVDRQLQIKVFNQVMAKITGIPGDEALGQRVDKLLFSEAGVSFAYCKEQLQAYGMIESLKVQDRESPDGPPRYFRIKMGKWLGKQDDLQGYIILVNDITDREVLLHSLSCYVSPKVAEGVLAAKDPIRLAGSRQLLTVLFADLRSFSFQTKLVDPEQMVELLNAYFSIMVEVVSRYEGTLDKFIGDCVMALFGAPVTIADDAMKAVQCAVDMQAEVNRYSRQQRDAGNPYLYLGIGINRGEALVGNIGSPLRMDYTAIGDTVNLASRLQEFARGGEILVSDAVYQCVKETFQVKSLAPGVIKGVNSRVPIYGIEGYRF, from the coding sequence ATGCTGTTGCCCGACCAGCCCACTTCCCCCGAGATCGCGGCCAGGTTGCATGACATTCTCAGCAGGCACCGTGACGATCTTATTGGCCATTCGCTGCAGGCCGTCTGCACACGAATTCCGGCGTATCGCCAGCGTGACCAGGAGGATGTCAGGGACAGTTTTGCCCAATGCTACCATGCCTTCCTTGACGTACTCTCCACAGGATCCTTTGTTTCCCTCGAAGCCTATATCTCCCGGATGGTACAGCAACGCAGTGCCGAGGATGTCAGGCTTGCGGTTATCCAGGGAGCGTTCCTGGTTTTTTGTGAAGTGGCATTTCCCGTGCTGGTGGAGGAACTGGCCGGTGACTACCGCTTGGTGGTTGCCTGTCTAAACCATATTTTGACGGCTGAAAGCCAAGCGCTGCAGCTCTTTGCCACCAAGTACCAGGATGCTTTGACCGGCCTACTGCAGGAGACGAATACCTCGTTGTCACAGCGCAATGAAGAGCTGCGGCAGCTTTCCGTTTCCCTCGATCGGCGGGTCGCCGAAACTACCCGGGAACTGCAGCATAGCCGGGATTTTCTTTCCGAAATCATTGACAACCTTAATGCCGGCCTGGTTGTTGTTGATCGGCAGCTGCAGATTAAAGTGTTTAATCAGGTGATGGCAAAGATCACCGGTATTCCCGGTGATGAAGCATTGGGCCAGCGGGTGGATAAACTGCTGTTTTCTGAGGCCGGGGTGTCGTTCGCCTACTGTAAGGAGCAGCTACAAGCTTATGGGATGATTGAAAGCCTGAAGGTTCAGGACCGGGAATCTCCCGACGGTCCGCCGCGCTATTTCAGAATCAAGATGGGAAAATGGCTCGGCAAGCAAGATGATCTCCAGGGCTATATCATCCTGGTGAATGATATTACTGATCGTGAGGTGCTGCTCCATTCGCTCTCCTGTTATGTCAGTCCGAAAGTGGCCGAGGGTGTGCTGGCAGCTAAAGATCCCATCAGGCTGGCCGGGTCACGCCAGCTGCTCACCGTCCTGTTTGCTGATCTGCGCAGCTTTTCATTCCAGACCAAACTGGTTGATCCTGAACAGATGGTCGAGCTCCTCAATGCCTATTTCAGCATCATGGTGGAGGTGGTGTCCCGCTACGAAGGGACGCTGGATAAATTCATCGGCGACTGCGTCATGGCCCTGTTCGGGGCACCGGTCACCATCGCCGATGATGCCATGAAAGCCGTTCAGTGTGCCGTCGATATGCAGGCGGAGGTCAACCGCTACAGTCGCCAGCAGCGGGATGCCGGCAATCCCTACCTGTACCTGGGGATTGGCATTAATCGCGGAGAGGCGTTGGTGGGCAATATCGGTTCTCCTCTGAGGATGGATTATACCGCCATCGGCGATACGGTCAATCTGGCTTCCCGGCTGCAGGAATTTGCCCGGGGTGGTGAAATCCTGGTGAGCGATGCCGTCTACCAGTGCGTGAAGGAGACATTCCAGGTCAAATCGCTGGCTCCCGGAGTGATCAAGGGGGTGAACTCCCGAGTGCCGATCTATGGGATTGAGGGCTATCGTTTCTGA
- the rfbD gene encoding dTDP-4-dehydrorhamnose reductase: protein MSDTIVVTGANGMLGRAIVGLLSMTPGEHEVVALGHAELDITDDQRVLAEIGRLKPAAIINCAAYTKVDEAEQEHHLALAVNSRGVRNLALAAQQNHSFICHFSSDYIFDGKKGEPYREWDEHWPLNYYGMSKQGGEEMLASIWDGHLIIRTSWLYGPGGKNFVDTVRQKLAAGESLSVVNDQFGAPTYVGDLAAAAVYLVDLRARGKYHYSNDAGAAGVSWYEVAREIAGILGYDAALIKPVTTAQIEQAALRPVRSVLGLNKVKELIPSLVRPWQEALRDYLTLR from the coding sequence ATGTCGGATACCATTGTAGTTACCGGCGCCAACGGTATGCTGGGCCGGGCGATTGTCGGACTGCTGTCCATGACCCCGGGTGAACATGAGGTTGTTGCCCTCGGTCATGCAGAGCTTGATATTACCGATGATCAGCGGGTGCTGGCGGAGATCGGTCGGCTTAAGCCAGCGGCGATCATCAACTGTGCTGCTTATACGAAGGTTGATGAGGCCGAACAGGAACATCATCTGGCCTTGGCGGTCAACTCCCGTGGGGTCAGAAACTTGGCGCTGGCAGCCCAGCAGAATCATTCCTTTATTTGTCATTTCAGCTCTGATTATATTTTCGATGGCAAAAAGGGGGAGCCCTATCGGGAGTGGGATGAACATTGGCCGCTGAATTATTACGGTATGTCAAAACAGGGCGGCGAAGAGATGCTGGCCAGTATCTGGGATGGTCATCTGATTATCCGAACCAGCTGGCTTTATGGTCCGGGCGGTAAAAATTTTGTTGATACGGTGCGGCAGAAGCTGGCAGCAGGGGAAAGCCTGTCGGTGGTTAATGACCAGTTTGGTGCCCCCACCTATGTCGGTGACCTGGCCGCTGCTGCCGTCTATCTTGTTGATCTTCGGGCGCGAGGCAAATACCATTACAGTAATGATGCCGGCGCCGCGGGTGTCAGCTGGTATGAGGTGGCCCGCGAGATTGCTGGGATTCTGGGTTATGATGCAGCCCTGATCAAGCCGGTGACCACCGCCCAGATCGAGCAGGCGGCTTTGCGGCCGGTCCGTTCGGTGCTCGGGCTCAACAAGGTCAAGGAGCTAATTCCCTCCTTGGTGCGTCCGTGGCAGGAGGCTCTGCGGGATTATCTTACCCTGAGGTAA
- the nrdD gene encoding anaerobic ribonucleoside-triphosphate reductase has protein sequence MARKAQLNLVHDGEDRLRETTDMALFHVRTSSEDITAWDRRRITEALMRETGLEQQVADKVSKAVEETVFAAKLKFISAPLIRELVDAKLIEMGLEEARVKHTRLGMPLYDVEQLIVSPNKENANMPHGPEATNLTLAENIKKEYALLQVFDPEVGDAHMRGDLHLHDLGFIDRPYCSGQSLEYIKKFGLNLPNALAIARPARHPEVLLAHMLKFSAALQGNFAGAIGWDAVNLFFAPYLVDLSDQEVYQLAQMMIFEFSQQAVARGGQAIFSDLNLYWEVPKHFVNVPAIGPGGEFTGKTYGDYATEAQRFIWALFEVYRQGDGSGRPFFFPKPLVHITEKFFATEGHERFLAHICDVAAVMGNTYFVFDRGETAKISECCRLSFKLDENDLEDAKQPWKMRYSALQNVTLNLPRLGYKAGGDDTRLLTLLSGVMGLAVKAHQQKRAFIERLLSFGEQGPLGLLTMNRDGTAYLRMHRVSYLIGMVGLNELVQIHLGQQMHESKKAFKFGLKIISHMKIMTEKLSRQHGMHFVLEQTPAESTAYRFARLDLKYHAPHSGVVVKGDVSTGEVYYTNSTYVNVASQMNPLERVELEGRFHPLVEAGALTHIWLGESRPDSGSLANLVEKIFRRTMNDQVAFSPEFTACNACSKTARGLAAACPYCGSEDVDGITRITGYFTRISSWNKGKLGELHDRHRSLC, from the coding sequence ATGGCGCGGAAAGCCCAATTGAATCTGGTGCATGATGGAGAGGACAGGCTGCGGGAAACCACTGATATGGCACTATTCCATGTCCGGACTTCATCGGAAGATATTACCGCCTGGGACCGGCGGCGGATTACCGAGGCGCTCATGCGGGAAACCGGTCTTGAGCAGCAAGTGGCCGACAAGGTCAGCAAGGCGGTCGAGGAAACGGTTTTTGCCGCCAAGCTAAAATTCATCTCCGCTCCCCTTATCCGTGAGCTGGTGGATGCCAAGTTGATTGAAATGGGGCTTGAAGAGGCCCGCGTCAAGCATACCCGGCTGGGGATGCCACTCTACGATGTGGAGCAGCTGATTGTCAGTCCCAATAAGGAAAATGCCAATATGCCTCATGGGCCGGAGGCAACCAACCTGACCCTGGCGGAAAATATTAAAAAGGAGTACGCCCTGTTGCAGGTGTTCGATCCGGAGGTAGGTGACGCCCACATGCGGGGTGATCTTCATTTGCATGATCTGGGTTTTATCGATCGGCCCTACTGCAGCGGGCAGTCGCTGGAGTACATCAAGAAGTTTGGTCTGAATCTGCCCAATGCTCTGGCCATTGCCAGGCCCGCCAGGCATCCAGAGGTGTTGCTGGCCCATATGCTGAAGTTTTCCGCCGCCCTGCAGGGAAATTTTGCCGGGGCGATCGGCTGGGACGCAGTCAATCTGTTTTTTGCCCCTTATCTGGTGGACCTCAGTGACCAGGAAGTCTACCAATTGGCCCAGATGATGATTTTTGAGTTTTCCCAGCAGGCAGTGGCCCGAGGCGGCCAGGCGATTTTCAGTGATCTGAACCTCTACTGGGAGGTTCCCAAGCATTTTGTCAATGTGCCGGCCATCGGTCCGGGCGGCGAGTTCACCGGTAAAACCTACGGGGACTATGCCACGGAAGCGCAGCGTTTTATCTGGGCTCTGTTCGAGGTGTATCGCCAAGGCGATGGGTCGGGTCGGCCGTTCTTCTTTCCCAAGCCGCTGGTTCATATTACCGAAAAGTTTTTTGCCACCGAGGGTCATGAGCGGTTTTTAGCGCATATCTGTGATGTGGCGGCGGTTATGGGGAATACGTACTTTGTTTTCGACCGGGGCGAGACGGCGAAGATTTCCGAATGCTGCCGGTTGAGTTTCAAACTTGATGAGAACGATCTAGAGGATGCCAAACAGCCGTGGAAGATGCGCTATTCGGCATTGCAGAACGTGACGTTGAATCTGCCCCGTCTGGGTTATAAAGCTGGTGGTGATGATACCCGCCTATTGACCTTGTTGAGCGGGGTGATGGGGTTGGCCGTTAAAGCCCACCAGCAGAAACGGGCCTTTATTGAACGGTTGCTCTCCTTTGGTGAGCAGGGGCCGCTGGGCCTGTTGACCATGAACCGGGATGGGACGGCCTACCTGCGCATGCACCGGGTTTCCTATCTGATCGGTATGGTGGGCCTCAATGAACTGGTGCAGATTCATCTCGGTCAACAGATGCATGAGTCCAAAAAAGCCTTTAAGTTTGGCTTAAAAATTATTTCCCACATGAAAATCATGACTGAAAAGCTGAGCCGTCAGCATGGCATGCACTTTGTGCTGGAGCAGACGCCGGCGGAAAGCACTGCCTATCGCTTTGCCCGGCTTGATCTGAAGTACCATGCGCCCCATTCAGGGGTGGTCGTTAAGGGGGATGTTTCAACTGGAGAGGTGTATTATACCAACTCAACCTATGTGAATGTCGCCAGCCAGATGAACCCTTTGGAGCGGGTTGAGCTTGAGGGGCGTTTTCACCCCTTGGTGGAGGCCGGCGCCCTGACCCATATCTGGCTGGGAGAGTCTCGTCCGGACAGCGGCTCCCTGGCCAACCTGGTTGAAAAGATTTTCCGTCGGACGATGAATGACCAGGTGGCCTTTTCGCCTGAATTTACGGCGTGCAATGCCTGTAGCAAAACCGCCCGGGGGCTGGCGGCTGCCTGTCCTTACTGCGGCTCGGAGGACGTGGATGGTATTACCCGGATAACCGGTTATTTTACCAGAATCTCCAGCTGGAACAAGGGTAAGCTGGGTGAATTGCATGATCGTCATCGAAGCTTGTGCTGA
- a CDS encoding GNAT family N-acetyltransferase, producing MNLKVYRKFVNTSNRRRILIRPMVADDRNAVVDMFKQASDDDLRFLYEDVRDETLVASWFESLDYDRVLPLLALHNNTLIGDATLHRHTGGGRHTGELRIFLTRDFRGVGLGSLLLKELIQIAGALGLRYLLARVVSEQVSVVKAFRKLGFKRQAELDDFFMESDGTLHDVSMMIYSLAGEQEYTF from the coding sequence ATGAATCTGAAAGTATACCGCAAATTTGTAAATACCAGCAATCGGCGACGGATTCTCATCCGGCCCATGGTTGCTGATGACCGTAACGCGGTGGTTGACATGTTCAAGCAGGCCAGCGACGATGATCTCCGTTTCCTTTATGAAGATGTGAGAGATGAAACTCTCGTTGCTTCATGGTTTGAAAGCCTAGATTATGATCGAGTTTTACCCCTGTTAGCCCTGCACAATAATACGCTGATCGGCGATGCCACCTTGCACCGGCATACGGGGGGGGGGCGCCATACCGGCGAATTGCGCATTTTCCTGACCCGTGATTTTCGAGGTGTCGGCTTGGGCTCACTGCTGCTTAAGGAGCTGATCCAGATTGCCGGCGCACTGGGATTGCGCTACCTTCTCGCCCGGGTGGTTTCGGAGCAGGTTTCCGTAGTCAAGGCGTTCCGGAAACTGGGATTTAAACGCCAGGCTGAACTGGATGATTTTTTTATGGAAAGCGACGGTACACTCCATGATGTTTCCATGATGATCTATTCGTTGGCCGGCGAACAGGAATATACCTTTTAG
- a CDS encoding carbon-nitrogen family hydrolase, which produces MSTLAGRPQRLTVSLVQMNVSLGKPYRNLSQAVKLIGRDLREPTDLILLPEMWSTGYDFPHFPRLAASSEPLLARLQEIASQRQAAIGGTMLEQDGNHFYNTFLLINQNGNIAARYRKIHLFSLMDEPDYFTPGDTPVMTRIKDIPVGLITCYDLRFPELSRTLALAGSQLLLVCAQWPTNRARHWQALLRARAIENQFFVAACNRIGKGAEHQFPGLSSIHDPWGERLLQAPRKQGVFTCTLNFSRLAAVRKLINIYADRCPDAYQQEFSTGKI; this is translated from the coding sequence ATGTCAACCCTAGCCGGCAGACCACAACGGCTGACGGTTTCTCTGGTCCAGATGAACGTTTCACTGGGGAAGCCGTACCGCAATCTCAGCCAAGCGGTCAAGCTCATCGGTCGCGACCTCCGGGAGCCCACCGATCTCATCCTGCTGCCGGAGATGTGGAGCACCGGCTACGATTTTCCCCACTTTCCTCGGCTGGCCGCCTCTTCGGAGCCTCTGCTGGCCCGCCTGCAGGAAATCGCCAGCCAACGTCAGGCCGCCATCGGCGGCACCATGCTCGAACAGGACGGCAACCATTTTTACAATACCTTCCTCCTGATCAACCAAAACGGAAATATTGCCGCCCGCTACCGGAAAATTCATCTCTTTTCACTGATGGATGAACCGGACTATTTTACTCCCGGCGACACGCCGGTCATGACCCGCATCAAGGATATCCCGGTAGGGCTGATCACCTGCTACGATCTTAGGTTTCCTGAACTGAGCCGCACCCTGGCCCTGGCCGGCAGCCAGCTGCTCCTGGTCTGCGCCCAGTGGCCCACCAACCGCGCCCGCCACTGGCAGGCGCTGCTCCGAGCCCGCGCCATTGAAAACCAGTTTTTTGTCGCCGCCTGCAACCGGATCGGCAAGGGAGCGGAGCACCAATTTCCCGGGCTCTCGTCAATCCATGACCCGTGGGGAGAACGGCTGCTGCAAGCCCCCAGGAAACAGGGTGTCTTCACCTGCACCCTCAATTTCAGCCGCCTGGCCGCGGTACGCAAACTGATCAACATCTACGCCGACCGCTGCCCGGACGCCTACCAACAGGAATTCTCTACTGGGAAAATCTGA
- a CDS encoding thioredoxin family protein: MKTIRIFLKSDCPRCPAAKVLGNVLSGQGYEVNLYDVDTVDGLAEAAYYGVLATPTVLLTDGDDDQLAAWRGMVPPEDEVKTFL; the protein is encoded by the coding sequence GTGAAAACTATACGGATCTTTCTGAAAAGTGATTGTCCCCGATGTCCGGCGGCAAAGGTGCTGGGCAATGTTTTGTCCGGACAGGGGTACGAGGTTAATCTGTATGATGTTGATACTGTTGATGGCCTGGCCGAGGCCGCCTATTATGGGGTGCTGGCGACGCCGACTGTTCTGCTCACCGACGGCGACGATGACCAGTTGGCCGCTTGGCGGGGTATGGTGCCCCCCGAGGATGAGGTGAAGACATTTCTCTAG
- a CDS encoding replication-associated recombination protein A: MADSITQQHESLAPLAHRARPRTFDELVGQRHLLGPGGIIRRFFEAGQLPSMIFWGGPGCGKTTLAMVLARSVGADFYHLSAVTAGVGDIKKISAQARENLQEGRKTVLFLDEIHRFNRAQQDILLGPVEEGVLILLGATTENPSFSVITPLLSRSRVIVLKPLTDDDLETVLQRGLALLATEADYSLVVADDVLPTLAAYAQGDARRALNLLETVVLHRESRDQAITWDEVQPFLADRYLTYDKSGEEHYNHISAFIKSMRAGDPDAVLYWLGRMLEAGEDPLYCARRMIRFASEDIGNAAPQALQMAINARQAYEVLGSPEGELSLMQAAVYLAVSPKSDAIYLAVKRVRREIEQTGSLPVPLQVRNAPTKLMKKLDYGKGYVNPHRAAESGGPLLECLPEGLRERHFYRPGRQGFEETITARLQERLARKKAR; the protein is encoded by the coding sequence ATGGCTGATAGTATTACACAGCAGCATGAATCGCTGGCACCCCTGGCCCATCGGGCCCGGCCCCGGACCTTTGATGAGTTGGTGGGACAGCGTCACCTCCTTGGTCCGGGGGGGATTATCCGCCGCTTCTTTGAGGCCGGGCAATTGCCCTCGATGATCTTCTGGGGCGGCCCCGGCTGCGGCAAGACAACTCTGGCCATGGTATTGGCCCGCAGCGTCGGGGCTGATTTCTACCATCTGTCGGCGGTGACTGCCGGGGTCGGCGACATCAAGAAAATCAGCGCCCAGGCTCGGGAAAACCTCCAGGAAGGCCGTAAGACCGTCCTCTTTCTCGATGAAATTCACCGTTTCAACCGGGCGCAGCAGGATATTCTTCTGGGGCCGGTTGAGGAGGGGGTGCTGATCCTCTTGGGGGCGACCACCGAAAACCCCTCATTTTCCGTTATCACCCCCCTGCTGTCACGATCCCGGGTTATTGTCCTCAAACCACTCACTGATGACGACCTCGAAACTGTTCTGCAGCGCGGCCTGGCGCTGCTGGCGACGGAAGCGGACTATTCGCTGGTGGTGGCCGATGATGTACTGCCCACCCTGGCTGCCTACGCCCAGGGGGATGCCAGGCGGGCTTTGAATTTGTTGGAAACCGTGGTGCTCCATCGAGAAAGCCGTGACCAGGCCATAACCTGGGACGAGGTGCAGCCGTTTCTGGCGGACCGCTACCTGACCTATGATAAAAGCGGTGAGGAGCACTACAACCATATCTCCGCTTTCATCAAGAGCATGCGGGCCGGCGACCCTGATGCGGTGTTGTACTGGCTTGGCCGAATGCTTGAAGCTGGCGAGGATCCCCTCTACTGCGCCCGCCGGATGATCCGCTTTGCCAGCGAGGATATCGGCAACGCCGCTCCCCAGGCATTGCAGATGGCCATCAATGCCCGGCAGGCTTACGAGGTGCTGGGGTCGCCGGAGGGTGAGTTGTCGCTGATGCAGGCGGCGGTCTACCTGGCAGTCTCACCTAAAAGTGATGCCATCTATCTGGCGGTGAAACGGGTGCGGCGGGAGATTGAGCAGACTGGTTCGCTGCCGGTTCCCCTTCAGGTTCGCAATGCGCCCACCAAGCTGATGAAAAAGCTTGACTACGGCAAGGGTTATGTCAATCCTCATCGGGCTGCCGAGAGCGGCGGGCCGCTGCTGGAATGTCTGCCGGAGGGGCTGCGGGAGCGGCATTTTTACCGGCCGGGCCGGCAGGGATTTGAGGAAACGATCACCGCCCGTTTGCAGGAGCGGCTGGCAAGGAAAAAAGCTCGCTGA
- a CDS encoding MTH1187 family thiamine-binding protein gives MAMMEISVVPLGTSTPGVSTYVAACLQEIRQSGLEHQLTAMGTIVVGSVSELLDLAGRLHHLPLAMGAKRVATTIKLDERLDKPLSIGGKIAAVEKQCQP, from the coding sequence ATGGCCATGATGGAAATCAGTGTCGTTCCTCTGGGAACCTCAACCCCGGGAGTCAGCACTTATGTGGCTGCCTGCCTGCAGGAAATCAGGCAATCAGGACTGGAACACCAGTTGACGGCCATGGGCACCATCGTCGTTGGTTCGGTCAGCGAACTCCTTGACCTGGCCGGCAGACTCCATCACCTGCCGCTGGCCATGGGCGCCAAGCGGGTGGCCACCACCATCAAGCTGGATGAACGGCTGGACAAGCCGTTGAGCATCGGCGGCAAAATTGCGGCGGTAGAAAAACAATGTCAACCCTAG
- a CDS encoding anaerobic ribonucleoside-triphosphate reductase activating protein, with protein MQIKGFIESSCSDWPGQVVAVLFLPGCNFRCPYCHNQQLVLSPGQCETFDQDQVFAQLAAMRCWLDGVCISGGEPTLHYGLADLCGRIKQAGFRCKVDTNGSQPAVLASLLAANLLDFVAMDIKAPLLSDIYRRCAGVEEVDLAAIKQSMTLLRASGIDYQFRTTYHPFLLSDDALMDICRLIHPGEEFVLQQARTQGALDPGFSRQSEMTDEQFQQVNAAVRQMLEKKASHKKK; from the coding sequence ATGCAGATCAAGGGTTTTATTGAAAGTTCGTGTTCAGACTGGCCGGGACAGGTTGTCGCGGTTCTTTTTTTGCCAGGCTGCAACTTCCGCTGTCCCTATTGCCACAACCAGCAGCTGGTTCTCAGCCCCGGACAGTGTGAGACCTTTGATCAGGATCAGGTTTTTGCGCAGCTGGCAGCCATGAGGTGCTGGCTTGACGGTGTCTGCATATCAGGAGGTGAGCCGACGCTCCACTATGGTCTGGCAGACCTGTGCGGCCGGATCAAGCAAGCCGGCTTCCGTTGTAAGGTGGATACCAATGGTTCGCAGCCGGCGGTACTTGCATCGTTGCTGGCGGCAAACCTGCTGGATTTTGTTGCTATGGATATCAAAGCGCCGCTGTTGTCTGACATCTACCGGCGGTGTGCCGGGGTCGAGGAGGTGGATCTGGCGGCAATCAAGCAAAGCATGACTCTCCTGCGGGCGTCGGGCATCGACTACCAGTTTCGTACCACGTATCATCCGTTCCTGCTCAGTGATGATGCGCTGATGGATATCTGCAGATTAATTCACCCTGGTGAAGAATTTGTCCTGCAGCAGGCCCGCACGCAAGGGGCTCTCGATCCTGGTTTTTCCCGGCAATCAGAGATGACAGATGAACAATTTCAACAGGTTAATGCAGCTGTGCGACAGATGTTGGAAAAAAAAGCCAGTCATAAAAAAAAGTAG
- the uvrC gene encoding excinuclease ABC subunit UvrC — translation MNSLQETITALPLSPGVYLMKGAGGEVIYVGKAVALKKRVQSYFSGSRKPAKVRALVQRVHDLEVIVTASELDALILENNLIKKYRPTYNVDLKDDKNYPYVRLDVGHSYPRLEIVRRRRRDGALYFGPYPSAGALRQTLAVLQKHFRLRRCANRQFGNRSRPCLNHQMNLCQAPCCRQVDQQQYRRQVDQAVLFLKGKGPQVVAGLEKEMSALAAGQRFEEAARVRDTILALRQVMMSQKIDSGAGEDLDVIGIAGDEEQGFAVYLLRIRQGNVVGGRPFAFFRFAGYRRELIAAFVQRYYHEDRVPPPTILVPQGADRQELLEQWLSTLRGRGVRLQVPVRGRKAGLLAMASENAQTFFRQQHQTSTDMQQVLAGLGRKVGLQKELEIIECIDISNFQDRFPVASLVTFVNGRPCKDAYRRYRLDHIPGPDDYAMMRAVIDRRFAPSAETAKPDLLLIDGGKGQLSVVSQALDRLGVTMPVVAIAKGRDDLGRKSRSAADSFFLPGRKNPLVLHPHSGAYLLLQQIRDEAHRFAISYHRQCSRKQLTDTALLEIPGIGAVRARRLLETFGSFKGVAAAERDALEACSFLDRSTADRVFQYFRG, via the coding sequence ATGAATTCCCTGCAGGAAACAATCACCGCTTTGCCCTTGTCCCCCGGCGTCTACCTGATGAAGGGTGCGGGCGGTGAGGTGATATATGTCGGCAAGGCGGTGGCGCTGAAGAAAAGGGTGCAGTCCTATTTTTCCGGGTCGCGGAAGCCGGCCAAGGTCAGAGCCCTGGTGCAGCGGGTCCATGATCTGGAGGTGATCGTCACTGCCAGCGAACTAGATGCCCTGATCCTCGAAAACAACCTGATCAAGAAATACCGGCCCACTTACAACGTTGATCTCAAGGATGACAAGAACTATCCCTACGTGCGTCTTGATGTGGGGCATTCCTATCCCCGGCTGGAAATAGTCCGCCGGCGGCGGCGGGACGGGGCCCTGTATTTTGGTCCCTACCCGTCGGCCGGTGCCTTGCGCCAGACGCTGGCTGTGCTGCAAAAACACTTTCGCCTGCGCCGCTGTGCCAACCGTCAGTTCGGCAACCGCTCACGGCCCTGTCTCAATCACCAGATGAACCTCTGCCAAGCACCTTGCTGCCGACAGGTTGACCAGCAGCAGTACCGTCGGCAGGTTGACCAAGCTGTGTTGTTCCTCAAGGGCAAGGGACCGCAGGTGGTTGCCGGGCTGGAAAAAGAGATGTCCGCATTGGCCGCCGGCCAGCGTTTTGAAGAGGCTGCCCGGGTGCGGGATACCATTCTGGCCCTGCGACAGGTCATGATGAGCCAGAAAATCGACAGCGGTGCCGGCGAGGATTTGGATGTTATCGGCATTGCCGGTGACGAGGAACAGGGGTTTGCCGTCTACCTGCTTCGTATCCGCCAGGGAAATGTGGTTGGCGGCCGGCCCTTTGCCTTTTTTCGCTTTGCCGGCTACCGCAGGGAGCTGATCGCCGCCTTTGTCCAGCGCTACTACCATGAAGATCGGGTGCCACCGCCGACAATTCTGGTGCCCCAGGGTGCTGATCGGCAGGAACTGCTGGAACAGTGGCTTTCCACCTTGCGGGGCCGCGGCGTCAGGCTCCAGGTGCCGGTGCGCGGCCGCAAAGCCGGACTGCTGGCCATGGCGTCTGAAAACGCCCAAACATTTTTCCGTCAGCAGCATCAAACATCAACGGACATGCAGCAGGTGTTGGCAGGACTGGGCCGCAAAGTGGGACTGCAGAAAGAGCTGGAGATCATTGAGTGTATTGATATCTCCAATTTCCAGGATCGTTTTCCGGTAGCCAGCCTGGTGACCTTTGTCAACGGCCGGCCCTGCAAGGACGCCTATCGCCGCTACCGGCTTGACCATATCCCCGGCCCCGATGACTATGCCATGATGCGGGCGGTCATCGACCGGCGCTTTGCGCCGTCGGCGGAGACGGCAAAACCAGATCTGCTGTTGATTGACGGTGGCAAAGGTCAGTTGTCGGTGGTTTCCCAGGCCCTTGACCGGCTGGGGGTCACCATGCCGGTGGTGGCGATTGCCAAAGGACGCGACGACCTGGGGCGAAAATCACGGTCGGCGGCGGACAGCTTTTTTTTGCCGGGCCGCAAAAATCCCCTGGTTCTGCATCCCCATTCGGGAGCCTACCTGCTGCTGCAGCAAATTCGCGATGAAGCCCACCGGTTTGCCATCAGCTACCATCGGCAGTGCAGTCGAAAGCAGCTTACTGACACTGCCCTGCTGGAGATTCCCGGCATCGGTGCCGTAAGGGCCCGCCGACTGCTGGAAACCTTTGGCAGCTTTAAGGGAGTCGCTGCGGCGGAGCGTGATGCCCTGGAGGCCTGCAGTTTTCTCGACCGGTCCACCGCCGACCGGGTTTTTCAGTATTTCAGGGGGTAG